From the Streptomyces nigrescens genome, one window contains:
- a CDS encoding SH3 domain-containing protein: MRLSRIAAAAAVTAAIALPAVTAPAANAAAPASFAASASCDKSGPYKVHASAVTIRSKASSKSTAVGVLYKSHKFTVHKVTKSGWWVYITDKKTGVKGWVSGVYVYPTVYTCLH, from the coding sequence TTGCGCCTTTCCCGCATTGCCGCTGCCGCAGCTGTGACCGCGGCCATCGCCCTGCCCGCCGTCACCGCTCCGGCCGCCAACGCCGCAGCCCCGGCGTCTTTCGCTGCCTCTGCCTCGTGTGACAAGTCCGGGCCGTACAAGGTCCACGCCAGCGCCGTGACCATCCGATCCAAGGCGTCGTCGAAGTCGACCGCCGTCGGGGTTCTCTACAAGAGCCACAAGTTCACCGTCCACAAGGTGACCAAGTCCGGCTGGTGGGTCTACATCACGGACAAGAAGACCGGCGTAAAGGGCTGGGTCTCCGGTGTCTACGTCTACCCGACCGTCTACACCTGCCTCCACTAA
- a CDS encoding SH3 domain-containing protein, translating into MRSTRIAVSAAMLGVLALPIASAAVATAAPATAASSAQVARPCDRPGPWVIGTKAVTIRSKASSKSSAVGILYRGHKFTVHKTRGNWHYITDTNTGERGWVSGTYVYRQVYMCLD; encoded by the coding sequence ATGCGCTCAACCCGAATTGCGGTATCCGCCGCGATGCTCGGCGTTCTCGCCCTGCCGATTGCCTCGGCGGCGGTGGCTACGGCCGCCCCGGCTACCGCGGCGAGTAGTGCCCAGGTCGCCCGGCCGTGTGACCGGCCTGGCCCGTGGGTGATCGGTACGAAGGCCGTCACCATCCGCTCGAAGGCGTCGTCGAAGTCCTCCGCCGTCGGGATTCTGTACCGCGGCCACAAGTTCACCGTCCACAAGACCCGCGGCAACTGGCACTACATCACCGACACGAACACCGGTGAAAGGGGCTGGGTCTCCGGCACCTACGTCTACCGGCAGGTCTACATGTGCCTCGACTGA